The DNA region CTCATCAGCGAACTCGCCGCGGCCCAGTATCACAATCTGTCGTCCCAAGCCATTTTTGAGAGCCTATTGGCCAGAGAAAAATGGGAAGTACCGGTATTGGCAACGGTATAGCCATTCCGCATGGCCGCATGCCGGATATCACCGAGCCGATAGCGGTGCTAGTGAAATGCGATGAGCCAATTGCCTTCGATGCAATCGATAACCAACCGGTGGATATTCTATTCGCCCTGATAGTACCAGCGGATCAATGCCAGCAACATCTGAGCACCTTGTCTGCTATGGCTGAAAAACTCAGTGATAAACAGATCCTTAAACAACTGCGCAAAGCGACTACCAAAGAAGAACTGTATCAGGTGATCACCGGATGAAACTGGCCATAGTCTCCGGCCGCTCTGGCTCAGGAAAATCTGTAGCATTACGAGTACTGGAAGACATGGGCTATTACTGTGTCGACAACCTGCCCTTGCCAATGATTGGCAACTTACTGGAAAATCTTCGGGGCAGTAATGAGCTGGTGGCCATCAGTGTTGATGTGCGCAACATGCCCAACCAGGAAAAAGTGCTCGAAGGCCAGCTAGGTAGGCTACCGCAGGGCACAGAAGTCATTAGTTTTTTCTGAATGCCTCAGACAAGGTACTATTAAAACGTTACAGTGAGACCCGCCGTTTACACCCGCTATCCAAAAGTAAAATTTCGCTGAAAGACGCGATTGAGCAGGAAGGTGAACTGCTGGCACCTTTGTCACAACTGATGGATCACTACATAGATACTTCCACCATGAATATCTATGAACTGAGTGACACCGTCAGAGAAATTCTGCTGGGTAGCGCGACCAAAGAGCTGGTGATTAACTTTGAGTCCTTTGGATTCAAGCATGGGTTACCTGCCGAGGCCGATTTTGTATTTGACGCGCGCTTCTTACCAAATCCTCACTGGGAACCGCAACTAAGGCCGCTTACCGGGCTAGATGAGCCGGTGCGAGAGTTTCTCAATCGACAGCCTCTAGTCAACAAATTTATCTGGCAAATAGAAAACCTGCTGGATACCTGGCTACCACATCTAGAGCGTAACAATCGCAGTTATCTTACGGTGGCCATTGGCTGTACTGGCGGCCAGCATCGTTCAGTTTATGTGGCGGAACAACTTGCTAAACGCTTCAGTAACAGTAAACATAAAGTTCAAGCACGCCATCGGGAGCTTGAACATGGCAAAAATTGAGCGGGAAATTACCATTCTCAACAAGCTGGGATTACATGCCAGAGCTGCCACCAAACTGGCGGTGCTTGCTAACGCGTTTGATGCCAATATCATCCTGATCCAAGGTCAAAAACAGGCTTCTGCCGCGAGTGTTCTAGGGTTACTGATGTTAGAAACGGGGATGGGCAAAAAATCCGTCTGGTCGCCGATGGCCCAGATGCAGAACCCGCCATGGAAGCCATCTGTAATCTGATCAATGCTCGCTTCGACGAAGCCAGTTAATCCTTCCGTCCCTTAGCAAGTTAGCAAGCTAATCCCTTCGCCGATGCGACAATCGCTAATTGAACCAATCGTTAGCACAAGTCACCTTACAAAACTCGCTCAACAGACCTCAATAACCACTTTATCAAACACTCGGTAGCGCTTACCGATAACAATAGAGCCATGATTATTCATACTGAAGCAACAAAAGTTAACCCTAAAACAGCCTAGTCAGTGAATTGGGGTAAGCATCAGCGTTCGCAATCAATATACTGCACCGTGTAAACAAACCTTTGAGTACTAAAGAAAAGTGGTATGCCCTTATGTCTCACTATTGCTGAGACGCTAAAAAGTCAGCGTCCCAGAACCTGAACGTTACAATGCCAATGGCGCCTCAAAGCCATAAGTAGCCAGAATCGCCTGGGCTTGTGGCGATAAAATAAATAACACTAATTGCCAAGCCTCTACCTGCTGCTTATCCAATACCAACATGCCGTAATTGGCGCCTACCGCCAATTCTGCTGGCAGATTGATAATCTGCAACCTTGGTACCTGCTTTTTAGCCAACACCGCATTGGTACAATAGGTTAAAAAGATATCCGCTTGTTGCTGACTCATCACCCAGGCATAGGGATTTTGTCCTTGCGGTGCCTTAGCACTTTGTGGCCCACCCGTTAACTGTAACGCTTTAGACGATAGCAAAGCCTGACTGCCAGGACGTAGAACCTCTGCACGCTCAAAGACTTTAAAAGCGTAATCACCTGCCGGATCAGCTTTCGGAGTCGAGGTGCCTAGGCGGACGTCCGGCCTTAGCATCATGTCCAACAGGTTGCTGGAGGTTAACTTAACATCAGGCTGAGCCAGCGCACACAACTGATTGCGAGCAAACATTACCACTGGGCCGCCTTTACCTGCCTGAGATAACACTTCTGGATGTTTCA from Shewanella dokdonensis includes:
- a CDS encoding molybdate ABC transporter substrate-binding protein, giving the protein MLKRICMAVLLLPLMSHAAEVQFRAAGSLKAAMTDIIEQYQTINGVKVQAQFAPSGLLRQRIENGEQVAVFASANMKHPEVLSQAGKGGPVVMFARNQLCALAQPDVKLTSSNLLDMMLRPDVRLGTSTPKADPAGDYAFKVFERAEVLRPGSQALLSSKALQLTGGPQSAKAPQGQNPYAWVMSQQQADIFLTYCTNAVLAKKQVPRLQIINLPAELAVGANYGMLVLDKQQVEAWQLVLFILSPQAQAILATYGFEAPLAL